Proteins encoded together in one Falco biarmicus isolate bFalBia1 chromosome 4, bFalBia1.pri, whole genome shotgun sequence window:
- the RPUSD3 gene encoding mitochondrial mRNA pseudouridine synthase RPUSD3 isoform X3, producing MAGGGTAGRVLARAGQGARAAGWGRPLGAEGTLGLLEDAVVHREGTLLALSKPPGLPVLGCPGELSLAALLPALRRRLGLHAELHVVKAPARECSGLVLLSSCHRTTEQLQQFFTDARRRGQYPATYRAVTVGVPAEVEGEIRTGLCWQQQGDTAVVVPVPAPGRRSLARKEVKSTLTRYRVLGTAGGCALLQLQPKTAFPEQLQVHLTLLLCPALGDHEHSSRVGRVLGVPFLLPPTAAPPHTQVLDEELLHRLGLSLQQLRRLPLHLHLQQLALPQGPLCAPPPPPFLRTLRRLGLPGHQEP from the exons ATGGCGGGCGGGGGCACGGCTGGGCGCGTGCTGGCGCGCGCGGGACAGGGGGCGCGCGCCGCGGG GTGGGGGCGGCCGCTGGGTGCCGAGGGGacgctggggctgctggaggacGCCGTGGTGCACCGGGAAG GAACCCTGCTGGCGCTGAGCAAGCCCCCTGGCCTGCCCGTCCTGG GGTGCCCTGGGGAGCTGAGCCTGGCGGCACTGCTGCCGGCGCTGCGACGGCGCCTGGGCCTCCACGCTGAGCTCCACGTGGTGAAGGCTCCCGCCAG GGAGTGTTCTGGCCTTGTCCTCCTGTCCAGCTGCCACCGCACCactgagcagctccagcagttCTTTACTGACGCCCGCCGGAGGGGCCAGTACCCTGCCACGTACCG TGCTGTCACCGTGGGAGTCCCAGCAGAGGTGGAGGGCGAGATCCGCAccgggctgtgctggcagcagcagggtgacaCCGCCGTG GTGGTGCCAGTGCCGGCCCCAGGGCGCCGCAGCCTGGCCAGGAAGGAGGTGAAGAGCACCCTGACCCGCTACCGGGTGCTGGGCACCGCGGGGGGCTGtgccctcctccagctccagcccaaGACAG CCTTCCCGGAGCAGCTCCAGGTGCACCTGACGCTGCTGCTGTGTCCAGCGCTGGGCGACCATGAGCACTCGTCCCGtgtgggcagggtgctgggggtgcccttcctcctgccccccacaGCCGCTCCGCCCCACACACAG gtgctggacGAGGAGCTGCTGCACCggctggggctgtccctgcagcagctccgcCGCCTTCCACTCCAcctgcacctgcagcagctggcactgcCCCAGGGCCCGCTCTGTGCCCCTCCGCCACCCCCATTCCTGCGCACCCTGCGCcgcctggggctgcctgggcatCAGGAGCCCTAG
- the TTLL3 gene encoding tubulin monoglycylase TTLL3 isoform X2 — protein MPQREQPRARRAHGWGQRSARGAVAGAEDIPAVPWPARLGTRAQQGISGPVQCSRDTSMKLGRPAKAMSGTTSSVRQRQAGQATATTTGHRSCHHPLLNPDQFKRARLRVERAIKEKKIFTVQGPYPVMRSLLRARGWVERKLPSTGRVGSCPEQQHGSQERRLQEEDEGSDGAEQGEAVLDLQLGSPCHEAQPLLGTPGPLSFSWPPNEEEEEEEEEQWDEDPDGIHDLMSCLVRDQVPNFIWTSRCSTDCRLLRQDQVVNHYAGVGAFTTKEGLCQNLRNLPWFDQADPDTFFPRCYRLGAADERQAFIEDFRLTAARSLLRVALERAGDVPEGTEQPLKAGEGPGSGSLLPPQLVEEALQVCRQHLASLGHQDIDWDPSAPRMTDADWDRFLRDYYHVVHLGARLVLSEAQREQCRALLCCLAEQLPQFGMEGDRNVWILKPGAKSCGRGIVCTARLEEVLELAGGCRAPSARVGSWVVQKYVERLLLIFGTKFDIRQWFLVTNWNPLTVWFYRESYLRFCSQPFSLRRLDPARHLCNVSIQKQFKSVRSQHPQLPPDRIWSSRQFQAYLAQVGQADVWHQVMVPGMKAAVVGTLRSTRDLVRSRKGSFELYGADFAFGEDYQPWLLEINVSPTMAPSSVVTSRLCANVQRDTLRVVLDRKDNPTCPTGAFELIYKEAVMPRPLAVGLKLTVEGHSLRKPQSQGKPPTAAPAAHQPIVPPSPWGRASQVPHPAAAWEKLVPLGRWNRRCPTGSARPAPLQSPRCCAGSCCSSAACSGHPRQLCCSSSVHPLARVPIPPPRGAPSQLLGTHRPAPLLPSRRGMTPTQAGTWHLDPVPPKPCCREGACSSSQGGHRRAVTLKAIQERTTQRPVPHSWSSAAAPARPHLSQTPSLGRGTQPTLRGGCNKRL, from the exons ATGCCACAGAGAGAGCAGCCCCGGGCACGCCGCGCCCATGGCTGGGGTCAGCGCTCAGCTAGGGGGGCTGTTGCTGGAGCAGAAGACATCCCGGCTGTCCCCTGgcctgccaggctgggcacaAGGGCACAGCAGGGCATCTCAGGGCCTGTGCAGTGCAGCCGGGACACCAGCATGAAGCTTGGCAGGCCAGCGAAGGCCATGTCGGGGACCACCAGCTCGGTtaggcagaggcaggcag GGCAGGCAACAGCCACCACCACTGGCCACCGTAGCTGCCACCACCCCTTGCTCAACCCTGATCAGTTCAAGAGGGCCAGGCTGCGCGTGGAGAGGGCCATCAAG GAGAAGAAGATCTTCACAGTGCAGGGCCCGTACCCCGTCATGCGCAGCCTGCTGCGGGCCCGGGGCTGGGTAGAGAGGAAGCTCCCCAGCacgggcagggtgggcagctgcccagagcagcagcatggcagccAGGAGAGgcggctgcaggaggaggatgaaggcagtgatggtgctgagcagggggaGGCAGTGCTGGACCTGCAGCTGGGGTCACCATGCCATGAGGCACAGCCTttgctggggaccccagggcCCCTGAGCTTCTCATGGCCACCcaatgaggaggaggaagaggaggaggaagagcagtgGGATGAGGACCCTGATGGCATCCATGACCTCATG tCCTGCCTGGTGCGGGACCAGGTGCCGAACTTCATCTGGACCAGCCGCTGCAGCACTGACTGCCGGCTGCTGCGGCAGGACCAGGTGGTGAACCACTACGCTGGGGTAGGCGCCTTCACCACCAAG GAGGGGCTGTGTCAAAACCTGCGAAACCTGCCCTGGTTCGACCAAGCTGACCCTGACACCTTCTTCCCCCGGTGCTAccggctgggggctgcagatGAGCGGCAAGCCTTCATCG AGGATTTCCGCTTGACAGCAGCTCGCAGCCTGCTCAGAGTGGCCCTGGAGAGGGCTGGGGATGTGCCGGAGGGGACAGAGCAGCCCCTGAAAGCTGGCGAGGGGCCAG GTTCGgggtccctcctgcccccccagctGGTGGAGGAGGCCCTGCAggtctgcaggcagcacctggCCAGCCTGGGGCACCAGGACATCGACTGGGACCCCTCAGCTCCCCGCATGACGGACGCCGACTGGGACCGCTTCCTGCGGGACTACTACCACGTGGTGCA CTTGGGGGCCAGGCTGGTGCTGAGTGAGGCGCAGCGGGAGcagtgccgggccctgctgtgctgcctggcagagcaACTGCCCCAGTTTGGCATGGAGGGTGACCGCAACGTCTGGATCCTCAAGCCTGGTGCCAAATCCTGCGGCAGAG GCATCGTCTGCACAGCACGGCtggaggaggtgctggagctggcggggggctgcagagcaccCTCAGCACGGGTGGGTAGCTGGGTGGTGCAGAAGTACGTGGAGCGGCTGCTGCTCATCTTCGGCACCAAATTCGACATCCGGCAATGGTTCCTGGTGACCAACTGGAACCCACTGACTGTCTGGTTCTACCGAGAGAGCTACCTGCGCTTCTGTTCCCAGCCCTTCTCCCTGCGCCGCCTGGACCC CGCCCGGCACCTCTGCAATGTCTCCATCCAGAAGCAGTTCAAGTCAGTGCggagccagcacccccagctgccccctgaCCGGATCTGGTCCAGCCGGCAGTTCCAGGCATACTTGGCACAGGTTGGGCAGGCAGATGTCTGGCACCAGGTGATGGTGCCCGGCATGAAGGCGGCAGTGGTGGGCACCCTGCGCAGCACCCGAGACCTCGTACGGTCCCGCAAGGGCAGCTTCGAGCTCTATGGGGCTGACTTTGCCTTTGGGGAAGATTACCAGCCTTGGCTGCTGGAGATCAACGTCAGCCCCACCATGGCCCCCTCCTCAGTCGTGACCAGCCGACTCTGCGCCAATGTCCAGCGGGACACGCTGCGCGTGGTGCTTGACCGCAAGGACAACCCCACCTGCCCCACTGGGGCCTTTGAGCTGATCTACAAGGAG GCGGTCATGCCCAGGCCTCTGGCCGTGGGGCTGAAGCTGACGGTGGAAGGTCACTCTCTGAGGAAGCCCCAATCCCAAGGCAAGCCCCCCACTGCTgcacctgctgcccaccagcccatcgtgccccccagcccctggggcagagccagccaggttccccacccagcagcagcgtGGGAGAAGCTGGTTCCCCTGGGGCGATGGAACCGCCGCTGCCCCACTGGCTCTGCCCGCCCAGCACCCCTGCAGTCCCCACGCTGCTGCGccgggagctgctgcagctcagctgcctgctCGGGCCaccccaggcagctctgctgcagctcaagTGTCCATCCCCTGGCCAgggtccccatcccaccaccccggggagcccccagccagctcctggggacCCACAGGCcagctcccctcctcccctcccgccGGGGTATGACACCCACCCAAGCTGGCACCTGGCATCTGGACCCCGTGCCACccaagccctgctgcagggagggggcgtgcagcagctcccagggggGACACAGAAGAGCTGTGACACTGAAGGCCATCCAGGAGCGCACCACACAGCGCCCTGTGCCTCACAGCtggagcagtgcagcagcaccagctcgCCCCCACCTCAGCCAGACCCCATCGCTGGGTCGGGGCACACAGCCCACCCTCCGTGGGGGCTGCAATAAACGTCTGTGA
- the RPUSD3 gene encoding mitochondrial mRNA pseudouridine synthase RPUSD3 isoform X2 — translation MVATAGSESLGGRSALPEARLYGRGGRLPPWCRLRAGAAPPWRAGARLGACWRARDRGRAPRAHCTRRRWGRPLGAEGTLGLLEDAVVHREGTLLALSKPPGLPVLGCPGELSLAALLPALRRRLGLHAELHVVKAPARECSGLVLLSSCHRTTEQLQQFFTDARRRGQYPATYRAVTVGVPAEVEGEIRTGLCWQQQGDTAVVPVPAPGRRSLARKEVKSTLTRYRVLGTAGGCALLQLQPKTAFPEQLQVHLTLLLCPALGDHEHSSRVGRVLGVPFLLPPTAAPPHTQVLDEELLHRLGLSLQQLRRLPLHLHLQQLALPQGPLCAPPPPPFLRTLRRLGLPGHQEP, via the exons ATGGTCGCGACCGCCGGCTCTGAAAGCCTGGGTGGCCGCTCTGCGCTCCCGGAGGCCCGGCTCTATGGCCGCGGCGGCCGGCTCCCCCCTTGGTGCCGCCTGCGCGCAGGCGCAGCGCCGCCATGGCGGGCGGGGGCACGGCTGGGCGCGTGCTGGCGCGCGCGGGACAGGGGGCGCGCGCCGCGGG cccactgcaCTCGCCGCAGGTGGGGGCGGCCGCTGGGTGCCGAGGGGacgctggggctgctggaggacGCCGTGGTGCACCGGGAAG GAACCCTGCTGGCGCTGAGCAAGCCCCCTGGCCTGCCCGTCCTGG GGTGCCCTGGGGAGCTGAGCCTGGCGGCACTGCTGCCGGCGCTGCGACGGCGCCTGGGCCTCCACGCTGAGCTCCACGTGGTGAAGGCTCCCGCCAG GGAGTGTTCTGGCCTTGTCCTCCTGTCCAGCTGCCACCGCACCactgagcagctccagcagttCTTTACTGACGCCCGCCGGAGGGGCCAGTACCCTGCCACGTACCG TGCTGTCACCGTGGGAGTCCCAGCAGAGGTGGAGGGCGAGATCCGCAccgggctgtgctggcagcagcagggtgacaCCGCC GTGGTGCCAGTGCCGGCCCCAGGGCGCCGCAGCCTGGCCAGGAAGGAGGTGAAGAGCACCCTGACCCGCTACCGGGTGCTGGGCACCGCGGGGGGCTGtgccctcctccagctccagcccaaGACAG CCTTCCCGGAGCAGCTCCAGGTGCACCTGACGCTGCTGCTGTGTCCAGCGCTGGGCGACCATGAGCACTCGTCCCGtgtgggcagggtgctgggggtgcccttcctcctgccccccacaGCCGCTCCGCCCCACACACAG gtgctggacGAGGAGCTGCTGCACCggctggggctgtccctgcagcagctccgcCGCCTTCCACTCCAcctgcacctgcagcagctggcactgcCCCAGGGCCCGCTCTGTGCCCCTCCGCCACCCCCATTCCTGCGCACCCTGCGCcgcctggggctgcctgggcatCAGGAGCCCTAG
- the RPUSD3 gene encoding mitochondrial mRNA pseudouridine synthase RPUSD3 isoform X1 — protein sequence MVATAGSESLGGRSALPEARLYGRGGRLPPWCRLRAGAAPPWRAGARLGACWRARDRGRAPRAHCTRRRWGRPLGAEGTLGLLEDAVVHREGTLLALSKPPGLPVLGCPGELSLAALLPALRRRLGLHAELHVVKAPARECSGLVLLSSCHRTTEQLQQFFTDARRRGQYPATYRAVTVGVPAEVEGEIRTGLCWQQQGDTAVVVPVPAPGRRSLARKEVKSTLTRYRVLGTAGGCALLQLQPKTAFPEQLQVHLTLLLCPALGDHEHSSRVGRVLGVPFLLPPTAAPPHTQVLDEELLHRLGLSLQQLRRLPLHLHLQQLALPQGPLCAPPPPPFLRTLRRLGLPGHQEP from the exons ATGGTCGCGACCGCCGGCTCTGAAAGCCTGGGTGGCCGCTCTGCGCTCCCGGAGGCCCGGCTCTATGGCCGCGGCGGCCGGCTCCCCCCTTGGTGCCGCCTGCGCGCAGGCGCAGCGCCGCCATGGCGGGCGGGGGCACGGCTGGGCGCGTGCTGGCGCGCGCGGGACAGGGGGCGCGCGCCGCGGG cccactgcaCTCGCCGCAGGTGGGGGCGGCCGCTGGGTGCCGAGGGGacgctggggctgctggaggacGCCGTGGTGCACCGGGAAG GAACCCTGCTGGCGCTGAGCAAGCCCCCTGGCCTGCCCGTCCTGG GGTGCCCTGGGGAGCTGAGCCTGGCGGCACTGCTGCCGGCGCTGCGACGGCGCCTGGGCCTCCACGCTGAGCTCCACGTGGTGAAGGCTCCCGCCAG GGAGTGTTCTGGCCTTGTCCTCCTGTCCAGCTGCCACCGCACCactgagcagctccagcagttCTTTACTGACGCCCGCCGGAGGGGCCAGTACCCTGCCACGTACCG TGCTGTCACCGTGGGAGTCCCAGCAGAGGTGGAGGGCGAGATCCGCAccgggctgtgctggcagcagcagggtgacaCCGCCGTG GTGGTGCCAGTGCCGGCCCCAGGGCGCCGCAGCCTGGCCAGGAAGGAGGTGAAGAGCACCCTGACCCGCTACCGGGTGCTGGGCACCGCGGGGGGCTGtgccctcctccagctccagcccaaGACAG CCTTCCCGGAGCAGCTCCAGGTGCACCTGACGCTGCTGCTGTGTCCAGCGCTGGGCGACCATGAGCACTCGTCCCGtgtgggcagggtgctgggggtgcccttcctcctgccccccacaGCCGCTCCGCCCCACACACAG gtgctggacGAGGAGCTGCTGCACCggctggggctgtccctgcagcagctccgcCGCCTTCCACTCCAcctgcacctgcagcagctggcactgcCCCAGGGCCCGCTCTGTGCCCCTCCGCCACCCCCATTCCTGCGCACCCTGCGCcgcctggggctgcctgggcatCAGGAGCCCTAG
- the TTLL3 gene encoding tubulin monoglycylase TTLL3 isoform X1 — MPQREQPRARRAHGWGQRSARGAVAGAEDIPAVPWPARLGTRAQQGISGPVQCSRDTSMKLGRPAKAMSGTTSSVRQRQAGQATATTTGHRSCHHPLLNPDQFKRARLRVERAIKEKKIFTVQGPYPVMRSLLRARGWVERKLPSTGRVGSCPEQQHGSQERRLQEEDEGSDGAEQGEAVLDLQLGSPCHEAQPLLGTPGPLSFSWPPNEEEEEEEEEQWDEDPDGIHDLMSCLVRDQVPNFIWTSRCSTDCRLLRQDQVVNHYAGVGAFTTKEGLCQNLRNLPWFDQADPDTFFPRCYRLGAADERQAFIEDFRLTAARSLLRVALERAGDVPEGTEQPLKAGEGPAGSGSLLPPQLVEEALQVCRQHLASLGHQDIDWDPSAPRMTDADWDRFLRDYYHVVHLGARLVLSEAQREQCRALLCCLAEQLPQFGMEGDRNVWILKPGAKSCGRGIVCTARLEEVLELAGGCRAPSARVGSWVVQKYVERLLLIFGTKFDIRQWFLVTNWNPLTVWFYRESYLRFCSQPFSLRRLDPARHLCNVSIQKQFKSVRSQHPQLPPDRIWSSRQFQAYLAQVGQADVWHQVMVPGMKAAVVGTLRSTRDLVRSRKGSFELYGADFAFGEDYQPWLLEINVSPTMAPSSVVTSRLCANVQRDTLRVVLDRKDNPTCPTGAFELIYKEAVMPRPLAVGLKLTVEGHSLRKPQSQGKPPTAAPAAHQPIVPPSPWGRASQVPHPAAAWEKLVPLGRWNRRCPTGSARPAPLQSPRCCAGSCCSSAACSGHPRQLCCSSSVHPLARVPIPPPRGAPSQLLGTHRPAPLLPSRRGMTPTQAGTWHLDPVPPKPCCREGACSSSQGGHRRAVTLKAIQERTTQRPVPHSWSSAAAPARPHLSQTPSLGRGTQPTLRGGCNKRL; from the exons ATGCCACAGAGAGAGCAGCCCCGGGCACGCCGCGCCCATGGCTGGGGTCAGCGCTCAGCTAGGGGGGCTGTTGCTGGAGCAGAAGACATCCCGGCTGTCCCCTGgcctgccaggctgggcacaAGGGCACAGCAGGGCATCTCAGGGCCTGTGCAGTGCAGCCGGGACACCAGCATGAAGCTTGGCAGGCCAGCGAAGGCCATGTCGGGGACCACCAGCTCGGTtaggcagaggcaggcag GGCAGGCAACAGCCACCACCACTGGCCACCGTAGCTGCCACCACCCCTTGCTCAACCCTGATCAGTTCAAGAGGGCCAGGCTGCGCGTGGAGAGGGCCATCAAG GAGAAGAAGATCTTCACAGTGCAGGGCCCGTACCCCGTCATGCGCAGCCTGCTGCGGGCCCGGGGCTGGGTAGAGAGGAAGCTCCCCAGCacgggcagggtgggcagctgcccagagcagcagcatggcagccAGGAGAGgcggctgcaggaggaggatgaaggcagtgatggtgctgagcagggggaGGCAGTGCTGGACCTGCAGCTGGGGTCACCATGCCATGAGGCACAGCCTttgctggggaccccagggcCCCTGAGCTTCTCATGGCCACCcaatgaggaggaggaagaggaggaggaagagcagtgGGATGAGGACCCTGATGGCATCCATGACCTCATG tCCTGCCTGGTGCGGGACCAGGTGCCGAACTTCATCTGGACCAGCCGCTGCAGCACTGACTGCCGGCTGCTGCGGCAGGACCAGGTGGTGAACCACTACGCTGGGGTAGGCGCCTTCACCACCAAG GAGGGGCTGTGTCAAAACCTGCGAAACCTGCCCTGGTTCGACCAAGCTGACCCTGACACCTTCTTCCCCCGGTGCTAccggctgggggctgcagatGAGCGGCAAGCCTTCATCG AGGATTTCCGCTTGACAGCAGCTCGCAGCCTGCTCAGAGTGGCCCTGGAGAGGGCTGGGGATGTGCCGGAGGGGACAGAGCAGCCCCTGAAAGCTGGCGAGGGGCCAG CAGGTTCGgggtccctcctgcccccccagctGGTGGAGGAGGCCCTGCAggtctgcaggcagcacctggCCAGCCTGGGGCACCAGGACATCGACTGGGACCCCTCAGCTCCCCGCATGACGGACGCCGACTGGGACCGCTTCCTGCGGGACTACTACCACGTGGTGCA CTTGGGGGCCAGGCTGGTGCTGAGTGAGGCGCAGCGGGAGcagtgccgggccctgctgtgctgcctggcagagcaACTGCCCCAGTTTGGCATGGAGGGTGACCGCAACGTCTGGATCCTCAAGCCTGGTGCCAAATCCTGCGGCAGAG GCATCGTCTGCACAGCACGGCtggaggaggtgctggagctggcggggggctgcagagcaccCTCAGCACGGGTGGGTAGCTGGGTGGTGCAGAAGTACGTGGAGCGGCTGCTGCTCATCTTCGGCACCAAATTCGACATCCGGCAATGGTTCCTGGTGACCAACTGGAACCCACTGACTGTCTGGTTCTACCGAGAGAGCTACCTGCGCTTCTGTTCCCAGCCCTTCTCCCTGCGCCGCCTGGACCC CGCCCGGCACCTCTGCAATGTCTCCATCCAGAAGCAGTTCAAGTCAGTGCggagccagcacccccagctgccccctgaCCGGATCTGGTCCAGCCGGCAGTTCCAGGCATACTTGGCACAGGTTGGGCAGGCAGATGTCTGGCACCAGGTGATGGTGCCCGGCATGAAGGCGGCAGTGGTGGGCACCCTGCGCAGCACCCGAGACCTCGTACGGTCCCGCAAGGGCAGCTTCGAGCTCTATGGGGCTGACTTTGCCTTTGGGGAAGATTACCAGCCTTGGCTGCTGGAGATCAACGTCAGCCCCACCATGGCCCCCTCCTCAGTCGTGACCAGCCGACTCTGCGCCAATGTCCAGCGGGACACGCTGCGCGTGGTGCTTGACCGCAAGGACAACCCCACCTGCCCCACTGGGGCCTTTGAGCTGATCTACAAGGAG GCGGTCATGCCCAGGCCTCTGGCCGTGGGGCTGAAGCTGACGGTGGAAGGTCACTCTCTGAGGAAGCCCCAATCCCAAGGCAAGCCCCCCACTGCTgcacctgctgcccaccagcccatcgtgccccccagcccctggggcagagccagccaggttccccacccagcagcagcgtGGGAGAAGCTGGTTCCCCTGGGGCGATGGAACCGCCGCTGCCCCACTGGCTCTGCCCGCCCAGCACCCCTGCAGTCCCCACGCTGCTGCGccgggagctgctgcagctcagctgcctgctCGGGCCaccccaggcagctctgctgcagctcaagTGTCCATCCCCTGGCCAgggtccccatcccaccaccccggggagcccccagccagctcctggggacCCACAGGCcagctcccctcctcccctcccgccGGGGTATGACACCCACCCAAGCTGGCACCTGGCATCTGGACCCCGTGCCACccaagccctgctgcagggagggggcgtgcagcagctcccagggggGACACAGAAGAGCTGTGACACTGAAGGCCATCCAGGAGCGCACCACACAGCGCCCTGTGCCTCACAGCtggagcagtgcagcagcaccagctcgCCCCCACCTCAGCCAGACCCCATCGCTGGGTCGGGGCACACAGCCCACCCTCCGTGGGGGCTGCAATAAACGTCTGTGA
- the TADA3 gene encoding transcriptional adapter 3, with protein MSELKDCPLQFHDFKSVDHVKVCPRYTAVLARSEDDGIGIEELDTLQLELETLLSSASRRLRVLEAETQILTDWQDKKGDRRFLKLSKDHDVGTSVKHGKPKKQKLEGKGGHGTGPGPGRPKSKNLQPKIQEYEFQDDPIDVPRIPKNDAPNRFWASVEPYCADLTNEEVRVLEELLKPPEDEAEHYKIPPLGKHYSQRWAQEDLLEEQKDGARAAAAADKKKGVLGPLTELDTKDVDALLKKSEAQHEQPEDGCPFGPLTQRLLQALVEENIISPVEDSPIPEIAGKDSGADGASTSPRSQNKPFSVPHTKSLEGRIKEELVAQGLLESEDRPAEDSEDEVLAELRKRQAELKALSAHNRAKKHELLRLAKEELHRQELRQRVRMADNEVMDAFRKIMAARQKKRTPTKKEKDQAWKTLKERESILKLLDG; from the exons ATGAGCGAGCTGAAGGACTGCCCGCTGCAGTTCCACGACTTCAAGTCGGTGGACCACGTGAAGGTGTGCCCCCGGTACACGGCTGTGCTGGCCCGCTCGGAGGACGACGGCATCGGCATCGAGGAGCTGGACAcgctgcagctggagctggagacGCTGCTCTCCTCTGCCAGCCGCCGCCTCCGCGTCCTGGAAGCTGAGACCCAG ATCCTGACGGATTGGCAGGATAAGAAGGGTGACCGGCGGTTCCTGAAGCTGAGCAAGGATCATGATGTGGGCACCTCTGTCAAACATGGGAAGCCCaagaagcagaagctggaggGCAAAGGTGGCCATGGGACTGGGCCTGGCCCTGGCCGGCCCAAGTCCAAGAACCTTCAGCCCAAGATCCAGGAATACGAGTTCCAGGATGATCCCATTGATGTGCCCCGCATTCCCAAAAACGATGCTCCAAACAG GTTTTGGGCATCAGTGGAGCCATACTGTGCCGATCTCACCAATGAGGAGGTCAGAGTCCTGGAGGAGCTGCTCAAGCCGCCGGAGGATGAGGCTGAGCATTACAAG ATCCCACCGCTGGGGAAGCATTACTCCCAGCGCTGGGCCCAGGAGGACCTGCTGGAGGAACAGAAGGATGGTGCTCGGgcggcagctgctgctgacaaaAAGAAAGGCGTTCTGGGGCCACTGACCGAGCTGGACACCAAAG ATGTTGATGCCCTCCTGAAGAAGTCGGAGGCCCAGCATGAGCAGCCGGAGGATGGGTGTCCCTTTGGGCCCCTGACGCAACGTCTCCTGCAGGCCCTCGTGGAG GAGAACATCATCTCCCCTGTTGAGGACTCCCCCATCCCTGAGATTGCCGGCAAGGACTCAGGAGCCGACGGTGCCAGCACATCTCCCCGCAGCCAGAACAAGCCCTTCAG TGTTCCCCACACCAAGTCGCTGGAGGGGCGGATCAAGGAGGAACTGGTGGCCCAGGGCCTGCTGGAGTCGGAGGACCGGCCGGCTGAGGACTCGGAGGATGAGGTGCTGGCCGAGTTGCGCaagaggcaggcagagctgaaggCCCTGAGCGCACACAACCGCGCCAAGAAGCATGAGTTGCTGCG GTTGGCCAAGGAGGAGCTGCATCGGCAGGAGCTGCGGCAGCGTGTCCGCATGGCCGACAACGAGGTGATGGATGCCTTCCGCAAGATCATGGCTGCCCGGCAGAAGAAGCGCACACCCACCAAGAAGGAGAAGGACCAGGCCTGGAAGACCCTGAAGGAGCGGGAGAGCATCCTCAAGCTGCTGGATGGGTAG
- the ARPC4 gene encoding actin-related protein 2/3 complex subunit 4: MTATLRPYLNAVRATLQAALCLENFSSQVVERHNKPEVEVRSSKELLLQPVIISRNEKEKVLIEGSINSVRVSIAVKQADEIEKILCHKFMRFMMMRAENFFILRRKPVEGYDISFLITNFHTEQMYKHKLVDFVIHFMEEIDKEISEMKLSVNARARIVAEEFLKNF, from the exons ATG ACCGCCACGCTGCGCCCGTACCTGAACGCGGTGCGCGCCACGCTGCAGGCCGCGCTGTGCCTGGAGAACTTCTCCTCGCAGGTGGTGGAGCGGCACAACAAGCCCGAGGTGGAAGTCAG GAGCAGCAAAGAGTTGCTGTTGCAGCCAGTGATCATCAGCAGGAACGAGAAAGAGAAGGTCCTCATCGAGGGCTCTATTAACTCTGTGCGTGTCAGCATTGCAGTGAAACAG gCTGACGAGATCGAGAAGATCTTGTGCCACAAATTCATGCGCTTCATGATGATGAGGGCTGAGAACTTCTTCATCCTGCGCAGGAAGCCCGTGGAG GGCTACGACATCAGCTTCTTGATCACAAACTTCCACACAGAGCAGATGTACAAGCATAAGCTGGTGGACTTTGTCATCCACTTCATGGAGGAGATCGACAAGGAGATCAGCGAGATGAAGCTCTCTGTCAATGCCAGGGCCCGCATCGTGGCAGAGGAGTTTCTTAAGAAT TTTTAG